In one window of Gorilla gorilla gorilla isolate KB3781 chromosome 2, NHGRI_mGorGor1-v2.1_pri, whole genome shotgun sequence DNA:
- the ITIH1 gene encoding inter-alpha-trypsin inhibitor heavy chain H1, whose protein sequence is MDGAMGPRGLLLCMYLVSLLILQAMPALGSATGRSKSSEKRQAVDTAVDGVFIRSLKVNCKVTSRFAHYVVTSQVVNTANEAREVAFDVEIPKTAFISDFAVTADGNAFIGDIKDKVTAWKQYRKAAISGENAGLVRASGRTMEQFTIHLTVNPQSKVTFQLTYEEVLKRNHMQYEIVIKVKPKQLVHHFEIDVDIFEPQGISKLDAQASFLPKELAAQTIKKSFSGKKGHVLFRPTVSQQQSCPTCSTSLLNGHFKVTYDVSRDKICDLLVANNHFAHFFAPQNLTNMNKNVVFVIDISGSMRGQKVKQTKEALLKILGDMQPGDYFDLVLFGTRVQSWKGSLVQASEANLQAAQDFVRGFSLDEATNLNGGLLQGIEILNQVQESLPELSNHASILIMLTDGDPTEGVTDRSQILKNVRNAIRGRFPLYNLGFGHNVDFNFLEVMSMENNGRAQRIYEDRDATQQLQGFYSQVAKPLLVDVDLQYPQDAVLALTQNHHKQYYEGSEIVVAGRIADNKQSSFKADVQAHGEGQEFSITCLVDEEEMKKLLRERGHMLENHVERLWAYLTIQELLAKRMKVDREERANLSSQALRMSLDYGFVTPLTSMSIRGMADQDGLKPTIDKPSEDSPPLEMLGPRRTFVLSALQPSPTHSSSNTQQLPDRVTGVDTDPHFIIHMPQKEDTLCFNINEEPGVILSLVQDPNTGFSVNGQLIGNKARSPGQHDGTYFGRLGIANPATDFQLEVTPQNITLNPGFGGPVFSWRDQAVLRQDGVVVTINKKRNLVVSVDDGGTFEVVLHRVWKGSSVHQDFLGFYVLDSHRMSARTHGLLGQFFHPIGFEVSDIRPGSDLTKPDATMVVRNRRLTVTRGLQKDYSKDPRHGAEVSCWFIHNNGAGLIDGAYTDYIVSDIF, encoded by the exons ATGGACGGTGCCATGGGGCCTCGGGGGCTGCTGTTGTGCATGTACCTGGTATCTCTCCTCATCCTGCAGGCCATGCCTGCCCTGGGCTCGGCTACAGGCAGGTCCAAGAGCAGCGAG AAGCGACAGGCTGTGGACACC GCTGTCGATGGCGTGTTCATCCGGAGTTTGAAAGTCAACTGCAAAGTCACCTCTCGCTTCGCCCACTATGTTGTCACCAGCCAAGTGGTCAACACTGCCAATGAAGCCAGGGAAGTGGCCTTTGACGTGGAAATCCCCAAGACAGCATTCATCAGTGACTTTGCCGT TACGGCAGATGGAAACGCATTTATCGGAGACATAAAGGACAAGGTGACTGCATGGAAGCAGTACCGGAAAGCAGCTATCTCAGGAGAGAATGCCGGCCTTGTCAG GGCCTCGGGGAGAACTATGGAGCAATTCACCATCCACCTCACCGTCAATCCCCAGAGCAAGGTCACGTTTCAGCTGACTTATGAGGAAGTGCTGAAGAGAAACCATATGCAGTATGAAATTGTCATCAAAGTCAAGCCCAAGCAGCTGGTGCATCATTTTGAG ATCGATGTGGACATCTTCGAGCCCCAGGGGATCAGCAAGCTGGATGCCCAGGCCTCTTTCCTGCCCAAGGAACTGGCAGCCCAAACTATCAAGAAGTCCTTCTCAGGAAAAAAG GGTCACGTGCTGTTCCGTCCCACTGTGAGCCAGCAGCAGTCCTGCCCCACATGTTCTACATCCTTACTGAACGGGCACTTCAAGGTGACCTATGATGTCAGTCGAGACAAGATCTGCGACCTCCTG GTGGCCAATAACCACTTTGCCCACTTCTTCGCCCCCCAAAACCTGACAAACATGAACAAGAACGTGGTTTTTGTGATTGACATCAGTGGCTCCATGAGAGGCCAGAAAGTGAAGCAG ACCAAGGAGGCACTCCTTAAAATTCTGGGGGACATGCAGCCAGGGGACTACTTTGACCTGGTTCTTTTTGGGACTCGAGTACAATCGTGGAAGGGCTCGCTGGTGCAAGCATCTGAGGCCAACCTACAAGCAGCTCAAGACTTTGTGCGGGGCTTTTCCCTGGATGAGG CCACAAACCTGAATGGAGGTTTGCTCCAGGGAATTGAGATCTTGAACCAAGTTCAGGAAAGCCTCCCAGAACTCAGCAACCATGCCTCAATTCTCATCATGTTGACAGATGGCGATCCCACAGAGG GGGTGACGGACCGTTCCCAAATCCTCAAGAACGTCCGCAACGCCATCCGGGGCAGGTTCCCGCTCTACAACCTGGGTTTCGGCCACAATGTGGACTTTAACTTTCTGGAGGTCATGTCCATGGAGAACAACGGACGGGCCCAGAGAATCTACGAGGACCGTGATGCCACCCAGCAGCTGCAG GGTTTCTACAGCCAGGTAGCCAAACCCCTGCTGGTGGATGTGGATTTGCAGTACCCCCAGGATGCTGTCTTGGCCCTGACCCAGAACCACCATAAACAGTACTACGAAGGCTCAGAGATTGTGGTGGCCGGGCGCATTGCTGACAACAAACAGAGCAGCTTCAAGGCTGATGTGCAGGCCCATGGG GAGGGACAAGAATTCAGTATAACCTGCCTAGTGGATGAGGAGGAGATGAAGAAACTGCTCCGAGAGCGTGGCCACATGCTGGAGAACCACGTCGAGCGCCTCTGGGCCTACCTCACCATCCAGGAGCTGCTGGCCAAGCG GATGAAGGTGGACAGGGAGGAGAGGGCCAACCTGTCATCCCAGGCCCTGCGGATGTCACTGGACTATGGGTTTGTGACCCCACTGACCTCCATGAGCATCAGGGGCATGGCGGACCAGGACGGCCTGAAGCCCACCATCGACAAGCCCTCAGAGG aTTCTCCGCCTTTGG AGATGCTGGGACCCAGAAGGA CGTTCGTGCTGTCAGCCTTGCAGCCTTCTCCTACTCATTCCAGCTCCAATACCCAGCAGCTGCCAGACCGAGTGACTGGCG TGGACACGGACCCTCACTTCATCATCCACATGCCCCAGAAAGAGGACACCCTGTGCTTCAACATCAATGAGGAGCCTGGTGTTATCCTGAGCCTGGTACAGGACCCCAACACAG GCTTCTCAGTGAATGGACAGCTCATTGGCAACAAGGCCAGGAGCCCTGGGCAGCATGACGGCACGTACTTCGGGCGGCTGGGAATCGCAAACCCTGCCACGGACTTTCAGTTGGAAGTGACTCCTCAGAACATTACGCTGAACCCCGGCTTTGGTGGGCCTGTGTTTTCCTGGAGGGACCAAGCTGTGCTGCGGCAGGACGG GGTGGTGGTGACCATCAACAAGAAGAGGAACCTGGTGGTGTCTGTGGATGACGGTGGCACCTTTGAGGTTGTTTTGCACCGAGTGTGGAAGGGAAGCTCGGTCCACCAGGACTTCCTGGGCTTCTATGTGCTGGACAGTCATCGGATGTCAGCCCGGACGCACGGGCTGCTGG GGCAATTTTTCCACCCCATCGGTTTTGAAGTGTCTGACATCCGCCCAGGCTCCGACCTCACAAAGCCAGATGCCACGATGGTGGTGAGGAACCGCCGGCTCACAGTCACCAG GGGTTTGCAAAAAGACTACAGCAAGGACCCGCGGCATGGGGCCGAGGTGTCCTGCTGGTTCATTCACAACAATGGGGCTGGACTCATCGATGGTGCCTACACTGATTATATCGTCTCCGACATCTTCTGA